The sequence AGTTTTTGTCCCGAATTAATTGCTCAAATTCATCGGCGACCATCTCCAAAAACGTCTCCACTTCGATGGGATCGTAGCCGCGCATTACTTTTTTGAAGATTTGCTTTTTTATGTCCAACGGGGTGATCTTCAATGTTCGCCTCCATTTTTGGTGTGCGATTATGATATTTGGGAATGAAAAAAATGCACCTGAACTAATAATTTTCTTCAGCAAAAATTTTTCAGATAAGCGAATTGTTAAAGCAAAAGACTGAGCAAAATCCTTTTCAAAAAGTACAGCGCAAAAATCAGTACCAACGGTGAAAAATCAAGCCCGCTCATTGCCGGAAGCCACTGCCTAATTTGACGCAAAGGCGGTTCCGTTAATTGGTAAATAATTCGGATGACGGACTGATACGGATTGTGCGGAATCCAAGATAAAACCACTCTGACAATCACGACAAAACTGTACAAATCAATGAGCGTGCCCAACAGCGCAACGAAATGAGTCATTTTTCCTCTGCCTGTGTTTTGATAACTATCAGCAATATTTTAAAGTTAGATTTAATATAATTGATTCCGAAGTAAAAATCAATAAAAAAGTTTTTAAATTAAATTAATAATAGGCATAAAATGCTTGATTTTTAGCAAAGAATTTATTAATTTAAAATTTGTAGCAACTAGATCGCTAATAGATTGAGCATTGAGGTTAATGATTCGCCAATGATTTATTTTGTAAATATTTGTTATTTAAGGCATTGCAGCATTAATCCAAGCGGTGTTTTTTAGCAATTTTTTCATGCCAATGGCACTTTAATTTTTTTGCCAACGGCATTTTTTTTTGCATTTTTGTAATTCAGGCAATGACCGGGCGCAAAAACAATATTTCAGAGGAGCATTGTGAATGTACGCAGTTATTATGGCCGGAGGGGAAGGAACTCGGTTTTGGCCCAGGAGCCGCAGTAAACAACCGAAACAACTCCTGAATATCGTCGATTCAGATACCATGATTCAGTCCACTGTTAAACGTCTGAAAGGGCTGGTGGATTGGGATCATATTTTGGTGGTGACGACGATTCACCAAAAAGACGCGATTTTAGAACAACTGCCATTGTTGTCGCCGGAAAATCTTGTCATTGAGCCGAAAGGTAAAAACACCGCTCCTTGCATCGGATTGGCAGCGACCTTGCTGGACAAAAAGGATCCGGATGACGTGATGGT comes from Calditrichota bacterium and encodes:
- a CDS encoding YggT family protein — translated: MTHFVALLGTLIDLYSFVVIVRVVLSWIPHNPYQSVIRIIYQLTEPPLRQIRQWLPAMSGLDFSPLVLIFALYFLKRILLSLLL